A genomic region of Azoarcus sp. KH32C contains the following coding sequences:
- a CDS encoding MFS transporter: MLAYWPLSAYYFFYFAFVGAFSPYFTLYLQSISLSAADIAVLMSLMQVMRVLAPNLWGWLAEHSGRRVAIVRLSGIASLVGFLPFFLTTRFEGLFVAMALMAFFWSAALPLVESLTFSHLRGEAARYGSIRVWGSVGFIVAVLGIGHALDFLPIDSVLWLTALQLAGILACALTLPEARGVPTPHNSVGMRETLRRPEVRALLGACFCMSAAHGALYVFYSIFLVGHGYGKAFVGWMWALGVFAEIGVFMLIPRMARRYSMRTILAVAFVCAVLRFAMIGWGVDSLIVLVLAQLLHGATFGAYHAAAIATVNRWFDGRLQSRGQALYGSVSFGGGGMLGGLLSGVVWDVIGPAWTYTLGSVFALLGLVWLLSGWRRDEAGAGGKT, translated from the coding sequence GTGCTCGCTTATTGGCCCCTGTCGGCCTATTACTTCTTCTATTTCGCGTTCGTCGGTGCGTTTTCGCCGTACTTCACGCTTTATCTGCAGTCTATTTCCCTCTCGGCGGCTGACATCGCCGTCCTGATGTCGCTGATGCAGGTGATGAGGGTGCTCGCGCCGAACCTGTGGGGATGGCTCGCCGAGCATTCCGGGCGACGCGTCGCCATTGTCCGCCTGTCAGGCATTGCGTCCCTGGTGGGATTCCTGCCGTTCTTCCTCACGACTCGGTTCGAGGGGCTGTTTGTCGCAATGGCCTTGATGGCCTTCTTCTGGAGCGCCGCACTGCCGTTGGTCGAAAGCCTGACCTTTTCTCATCTTCGTGGAGAAGCGGCGCGTTACGGAAGTATCCGGGTCTGGGGGTCGGTGGGTTTTATCGTCGCCGTGCTGGGCATCGGCCACGCGCTCGACTTCCTGCCGATCGACTCCGTGCTCTGGCTTACCGCATTGCAACTCGCGGGAATTCTCGCCTGCGCACTGACGCTTCCCGAGGCGCGTGGCGTGCCCACTCCGCACAACAGCGTCGGCATGCGGGAGACCTTGCGCCGCCCCGAGGTCCGCGCCTTGCTTGGAGCCTGTTTCTGCATGTCGGCGGCGCACGGCGCGCTGTATGTCTTCTATTCGATCTTTCTTGTCGGGCACGGTTACGGCAAGGCCTTCGTGGGGTGGATGTGGGCGCTGGGCGTGTTCGCCGAGATCGGAGTGTTCATGCTGATTCCACGGATGGCGCGCCGCTACTCGATGCGCACGATCCTGGCGGTCGCGTTCGTCTGTGCCGTGCTTCGGTTTGCAATGATCGGATGGGGCGTCGACTCGCTGATTGTGCTGGTGCTCGCGCAACTGCTGCATGGCGCCACCTTCGGCGCCTATCACGCCGCTGCGATCGCAACGGTCAATCGGTGGTTCGACGGCAGGCTGCAGTCGCGTGGGCAGGCGCTATACGGCAGTGTGTCCTTCGGCGGCGGCGGTATGCTCGGCGGGTTGTTGAGCGGGGTCGTGTGGGACGTGATCGGCCCGGCCTGGACCTATACTCTAGGCTCTGTTTTTGCCCTCCTCGGGCTCGTCTGGTTGCTGAGCGGCTGGCGCAGAGACGAGGCGGGCGCAGGAGGCAAGACGTGA
- the aroC gene encoding chorismate synthase, which translates to MSGNTLGKLFCVTSFGESHGPAIGCVVDGCPPGLAISTEEIQAELDRRKPGTSRHVTQRREPDEVEILSGVFEGVTTGTPIALLIRNQDQRSRDYGNISETFRPGHADYEYWQKYGIRDYRGGGRSSARETAVRVAAGAIARKWLQERYGVVIRGFMSQLGPISIPFENWDEVNRNPFFAPNAAIVPELEAYMDELRKSGDSVGARIDVVATGVPVGWGEPVYDRLDADIAYAMMGINAVKGVEIGAGFASVAQRGTEHSDEMTPEGYLSNNAGGVLGGISSGQDILVSMAIKPTSSIRLDRRSIDKQGQPVIVNTHGRHDPCVGIRATPIAEAMLGLVLMDHALRHRAQCGDVKTETPRIAGLAPEGRQRVPSPGR; encoded by the coding sequence ATGTCCGGCAATACCCTTGGCAAACTGTTCTGCGTCACATCCTTCGGCGAGTCGCACGGTCCCGCGATCGGGTGTGTAGTCGATGGGTGTCCTCCGGGATTGGCGATTTCGACCGAAGAAATCCAGGCGGAGCTCGACCGGCGCAAGCCCGGCACCTCACGGCATGTGACCCAGCGGCGCGAGCCTGACGAGGTCGAGATACTGTCCGGCGTTTTCGAAGGGGTGACGACCGGAACGCCAATTGCGTTGCTGATCCGTAACCAGGACCAGCGTTCGCGCGATTACGGCAACATCTCCGAGACTTTCCGTCCCGGTCACGCGGATTACGAGTACTGGCAGAAATACGGGATTCGGGATTATCGCGGTGGCGGCCGCTCTTCGGCGCGTGAGACGGCGGTAAGGGTTGCAGCGGGCGCCATCGCGCGTAAATGGCTGCAGGAGCGCTATGGAGTCGTGATTCGTGGCTTCATGTCGCAACTCGGGCCGATTTCCATTCCCTTCGAAAACTGGGATGAGGTGAATCGGAATCCGTTCTTTGCGCCCAACGCAGCTATCGTTCCCGAGCTTGAAGCGTACATGGATGAGCTGCGCAAGTCCGGCGATTCCGTGGGTGCGCGTATCGACGTGGTCGCGACGGGAGTGCCGGTCGGCTGGGGCGAGCCGGTCTACGATCGGCTCGATGCCGACATTGCCTATGCGATGATGGGCATCAATGCCGTGAAAGGCGTGGAGATCGGGGCCGGGTTTGCAAGCGTCGCACAGCGTGGGACCGAACATTCCGACGAGATGACGCCTGAGGGCTATCTGTCGAACAATGCGGGCGGTGTCCTGGGCGGGATTTCCAGTGGCCAGGACATCCTGGTCAGTATGGCGATCAAGCCGACTTCAAGCATCCGTCTCGACCGTCGCTCGATCGACAAGCAGGGCCAGCCCGTGATCGTGAATACGCATGGACGGCACGACCCGTGCGTCGGCATTCGTGCGACACCGATTGCGGAAGCGATGCTTGGGCTCGTCCTTATGGATCACGCGCTACGCCATCGCGCGCAGTGCGGCGACGTCAAAACCGAAACGCCAAGGATTGCGGGCCTCGCTCCCGAGGGGCGGCAGCGCGTTCCGTCGCCTGGGCGCTGA
- the ilvN gene encoding acetolactate synthase small subunit, which translates to MIEQVAEPLAQAGFAKVVLELEVNNHPGVMSHICNLFARRAFNVEGILCMPMSDSSKSRIWLLVFEDQRLEQMVLQVEKLVDVLSVHRHAADHEVFERLEKFFH; encoded by the coding sequence ATGATCGAACAGGTTGCCGAGCCGTTGGCGCAAGCGGGTTTTGCAAAGGTCGTGCTTGAGCTCGAGGTGAATAATCACCCGGGCGTGATGAGCCACATCTGTAATCTCTTCGCGCGGAGGGCTTTCAACGTGGAGGGGATTCTGTGCATGCCGATGTCGGATTCCAGCAAGAGCCGCATCTGGCTGCTGGTATTCGAAGATCAGCGCCTGGAACAGATGGTGCTGCAGGTCGAGAAGCTGGTCGACGTGCTGTCGGTGCATCGACACGCGGCCGATCACGAGGTCTTCGAGCGCCTGGAGAAATTCTTCCACTGA
- the leuB gene encoding 3-isopropylmalate dehydrogenase, giving the protein MKICVLPGDGIGPEIMAEALRVIDALDLKFEFEEGLLGGAAVDATGDPYPEATRKLAREADAVLLGAVGGPKWDSLPREQRPERGLLGIRKDLGLFANLRPAILYPELANASTLKPEIVAGLDILIVRELTGDIYFGQPRGIELRDGERYGFNTMHYTESEIRRIGRVAFDAARKRNKRLCSVDKMNVLETTQLWRDVMIELAPEYPDVELSHMLVDNAAMQLVRAPKQFDVMVTGNMFGDILSDEASMLTGSIGMLPSASLDANNKGLYEPSHGSAPDIAGKGVANPLATILSAAMMLRYTFNNEEAAVRIETAVKKVLAQGYRTGDIYEPGTSRVGTRQMGDAVLAAL; this is encoded by the coding sequence ATGAAGATTTGCGTTCTGCCGGGCGACGGAATCGGTCCGGAAATCATGGCCGAGGCCCTCCGTGTCATCGATGCGCTGGACCTGAAATTCGAGTTCGAAGAAGGGCTTCTGGGCGGCGCCGCAGTCGATGCGACGGGCGATCCCTACCCGGAGGCGACGCGCAAGCTCGCGCGCGAGGCCGATGCCGTTCTGCTCGGGGCGGTCGGCGGTCCCAAGTGGGACTCGCTGCCGCGAGAGCAGCGCCCCGAACGCGGCCTGCTCGGCATCCGCAAGGACCTCGGTCTGTTTGCCAACCTGCGTCCGGCGATCCTCTATCCGGAGCTGGCCAATGCATCGACCCTGAAACCCGAGATCGTGGCCGGCCTGGACATCCTGATCGTGCGCGAACTCACAGGCGACATCTACTTCGGTCAGCCCCGCGGCATCGAACTGCGGGACGGCGAGCGTTACGGCTTCAACACGATGCATTACACGGAGTCGGAAATCCGCCGCATCGGACGTGTGGCGTTCGATGCCGCTCGCAAGCGCAACAAGCGCCTGTGCTCGGTCGACAAGATGAACGTGCTAGAGACGACGCAGCTCTGGCGCGACGTCATGATCGAGCTTGCGCCCGAATATCCGGACGTCGAGCTCTCCCACATGCTCGTCGACAACGCCGCAATGCAGCTCGTGCGTGCACCGAAGCAGTTCGACGTGATGGTGACCGGCAACATGTTCGGCGACATCCTGTCGGACGAGGCCTCGATGCTCACGGGGTCGATCGGCATGCTGCCGTCGGCTTCGCTGGACGCCAACAACAAGGGCCTCTACGAACCGTCCCATGGTTCGGCGCCGGATATCGCTGGCAAGGGTGTCGCGAATCCGCTGGCGACGATCCTGTCCGCGGCGATGATGCTCCGCTATACCTTCAACAACGAAGAAGCGGCAGTTCGGATCGAAACTGCCGTCAAAAAAGTGCTGGCTCAAGGGTATCGGACCGGCGACATCTACGAGCCGGGAACGAGCCGGGTCGGGACGCGGCAGATGGGAGATGCCGTCCTGGCGGCGCTCTAA
- the leuC gene encoding 3-isopropylmalate dehydratase large subunit, whose protein sequence is MEAQTLYEKLWSSHVVHQEADGTALIYIDRHLVHEVTSPQAFEGLKLAGRKPWRVSSIVATADHNTPTDHWERGILDPISRQQVETLDANIREVGALAYFPFKNERQGIVHVIGPENGATLPGMTVVCGDSHTSTHGAFACLAHGIGTSEVEHVLATQCLLQKKSKTMLVRVDGTLGAGVSAKDIALAVIGRIGTAGGTGYAIEFGGSAIRALSMEGRMTLCNMAIEAGARAGLVGVDEVTIDYLRGKPLAPQGEAWDRAIQYWRTLKSDDGAQFDKIVEIDGAAIEPQVTWGTSPEMVATVGGRVPDPEQVSDPVKREGMERALRYMGLAPNTPIGEIPVDQVFIGSCTNSRIEDLREAAAVAKGRTKAASVKRVLVVPGSGIVKRQAEAEGLDKIFVAAGFEWREPGCSMCLAMNADRLEPGEHCASTSNRNFEGRQGAGGRTHLVSPAMAAAAAVTGRFVDVRTLA, encoded by the coding sequence ATGGAAGCCCAAACGCTGTACGAAAAGCTCTGGTCCAGTCATGTCGTGCATCAGGAAGCCGACGGCACTGCGCTCATTTATATCGACCGCCATCTGGTGCATGAAGTCACCAGCCCGCAGGCGTTCGAAGGCCTCAAGCTCGCCGGCCGCAAGCCGTGGCGCGTGAGCTCCATCGTCGCGACCGCAGACCACAACACGCCGACGGACCACTGGGAGCGGGGCATACTCGACCCCATCTCGCGGCAGCAGGTCGAGACGCTCGATGCCAATATCCGCGAAGTCGGCGCACTGGCTTACTTCCCGTTCAAGAATGAACGGCAAGGCATCGTTCACGTCATCGGGCCCGAGAATGGCGCGACGCTCCCCGGTATGACAGTCGTGTGCGGCGATTCGCACACGTCGACCCATGGCGCTTTCGCCTGTCTGGCGCACGGCATCGGTACGTCCGAGGTCGAGCACGTCCTCGCGACGCAGTGCCTGCTGCAGAAGAAGTCCAAGACGATGCTCGTTCGCGTCGATGGCACGCTTGGGGCGGGCGTCTCCGCCAAGGACATCGCACTTGCCGTGATCGGCCGCATCGGCACCGCCGGCGGTACGGGGTATGCGATCGAATTCGGTGGCAGCGCGATTCGCGCCTTGTCCATGGAAGGACGCATGACCTTGTGCAACATGGCGATCGAAGCCGGCGCCCGTGCGGGCCTCGTGGGCGTCGACGAAGTCACGATCGACTACCTGCGTGGCAAGCCGCTGGCGCCGCAAGGCGAGGCCTGGGACAGGGCAATTCAGTACTGGCGTACGCTGAAGTCCGACGACGGCGCGCAGTTCGACAAGATCGTCGAAATCGACGGCGCCGCAATCGAGCCGCAGGTCACCTGGGGCACGTCGCCCGAGATGGTCGCGACCGTCGGCGGACGTGTTCCGGATCCCGAGCAGGTGAGCGATCCCGTCAAGCGTGAAGGCATGGAGCGCGCCCTGCGCTACATGGGGCTCGCGCCGAATACGCCGATCGGCGAGATCCCCGTGGATCAGGTGTTCATCGGTTCCTGTACCAATTCCCGGATCGAGGATCTGCGTGAGGCTGCGGCCGTTGCGAAGGGTCGCACCAAGGCGGCCAGCGTCAAGCGAGTGCTCGTCGTTCCCGGGTCGGGAATCGTGAAGCGCCAGGCCGAAGCCGAAGGGCTCGACAAGATCTTCGTTGCTGCCGGCTTCGAATGGCGTGAGCCAGGTTGCTCGATGTGCCTGGCGATGAACGCGGACCGTCTGGAGCCGGGCGAGCATTGCGCTTCGACCTCGAACCGGAATTTCGAAGGCCGTCAGGGCGCCGGTGGACGCACCCATCTGGTGAGTCCGGCAATGGCCGCGGCTGCCGCCGTGACCGGTCGCTTCGTCGACGTGCGCACGCTGGCGTGA
- a CDS encoding M48 family metallopeptidase has protein sequence MKKSIARFAVALALTAVASACQTVHTTSAGAVGVDRSQMMMVSEREVEQASDRQYDEVIADARRKGTLNRDPAQVGRIRAISTRLIAQAVAFREDSRRWQWEVNVISSDELNAWCMAGGKMAVYSGLIDELRLTDAELAAVMGHEIAHALREHVREQISRQMAANMGISVAGVLLGVGELGQDLMGMVGKVTFQLPNSRLHETEADRIGVELAARAGYDPHAAVSLWDKMSARANGSPPQWLSTHPAHESRRRDLAEYAERVEPLYERARR, from the coding sequence GTGAAGAAATCAATCGCAAGATTCGCCGTGGCTCTGGCGCTCACTGCCGTTGCGAGCGCGTGCCAGACGGTGCATACGACCAGCGCGGGCGCTGTTGGCGTCGATCGCTCCCAAATGATGATGGTCTCGGAGCGAGAGGTCGAGCAGGCGTCCGATCGACAGTACGACGAAGTGATTGCCGATGCCCGGCGCAAGGGTACTCTCAATCGCGATCCGGCCCAGGTGGGACGCATACGGGCGATCTCGACTCGCCTCATCGCGCAGGCCGTCGCGTTCCGTGAGGATTCGCGTCGCTGGCAATGGGAAGTCAACGTGATTTCATCCGATGAACTCAATGCATGGTGCATGGCCGGCGGCAAGATGGCCGTCTATTCCGGCCTGATTGACGAGCTGCGGCTGACCGACGCCGAATTGGCGGCAGTGATGGGGCACGAGATCGCCCACGCGCTGAGGGAGCATGTGCGCGAGCAGATCTCGCGGCAGATGGCGGCCAACATGGGAATCTCGGTTGCGGGAGTGTTGCTCGGTGTCGGCGAGTTGGGGCAGGACCTGATGGGCATGGTCGGGAAGGTGACCTTCCAGCTGCCGAATTCGCGTCTTCACGAAACCGAGGCGGACCGCATCGGCGTGGAACTCGCGGCGCGGGCCGGCTACGATCCGCACGCCGCGGTGAGCCTGTGGGACAAGATGTCGGCTCGTGCGAACGGCTCTCCGCCGCAGTGGCTTTCGACGCACCCGGCTCATGAAAGCCGACGTCGGGATCTCGCGGAATATGCTGAACGTGTCGAGCCGCTTTATGAGCGCGCACGCCGCTGA
- the leuD gene encoding 3-isopropylmalate dehydratase small subunit: MNPFSVLDGLVAPLDRANVDTDAIIPKQFLKSIKRSGFGPNLFDEWRYTDHGEPGQDCTNRPKNADFVLNQPRYAGAQVLLTRDNFGCGSSREHAPWALEDYGFRVLIGPSFADIFFNNCFKNGLLPIVLPAAQVDDLFRECEANEGYRLTVDLAAQTITSPSGRVMPFEVDAFRKECLLNGWDDIGLTLRHADKIRAFEEQRRAQHPYYFA; the protein is encoded by the coding sequence ATGAACCCGTTTTCCGTACTCGATGGCCTGGTGGCGCCGCTGGATCGTGCCAACGTCGATACCGATGCCATCATCCCGAAGCAGTTCCTGAAGTCGATCAAGCGCAGCGGCTTCGGTCCGAACCTGTTCGACGAATGGCGCTATACCGACCACGGCGAACCGGGCCAGGACTGCACGAACCGGCCGAAAAATGCTGACTTCGTGCTCAATCAGCCGCGCTACGCCGGCGCGCAGGTCCTACTCACGCGCGACAACTTCGGCTGCGGCAGCTCGCGCGAGCACGCGCCGTGGGCGCTCGAAGACTACGGTTTTCGTGTCCTGATCGGCCCGAGCTTTGCCGACATCTTCTTCAATAACTGCTTCAAGAACGGTCTGCTGCCGATCGTGCTGCCTGCGGCCCAGGTTGACGATCTGTTCCGCGAGTGCGAAGCGAATGAAGGTTATCGGCTTACTGTCGATCTGGCAGCCCAGACCATTACCTCTCCGAGCGGACGGGTGATGCCGTTCGAGGTCGATGCCTTCCGTAAGGAATGCCTGCTCAATGGCTGGGATGATATCGGACTGACGTTGCGCCATGCCGACAAGATCCGCGCGTTCGAAGAGCAACGTCGAGCCCAACACCCGTACTACTTTGCCTGA